TCCACCACGTCGACCTGCTCCGCGATGTTCAGCGTCGACTGGCACTTCGGGCACTTGCCATAGTCGAGGGTCGCCTTCTCGCCCGCCCGGTGCTTGACCGTCGTGGTCGAGGCATAGTCGCAGTTCTGGCACTTCAGCGTGATCCGGCTGCGCCTCAGGTCCTCGGAAAGCAGCAGTACGTCAACCGACCCCATGTTCAGGTTGCTGCGCACCGAGTCCTCGCCGTAGGCCGCCAGGCCGTCCTCGCTCACCAGCGCCCTCATGAAGCGTTCCATGAGCTTCTTCTCCTTGACCACCTCGAGGCTGGTCAGGGTATCGCTGGCCGCGTCCATTAGCTCGCCCAGTCCGGACTCGTCCGTATAGGCGATGTCGAAAAGGCCCAGGATCTTGGGCTGCAGCTCGTGGTGTAAATACTCGCCCTTAACGAACTCCTCCTTCGTCGGGGTGGGGCCGCCGATGAGGATGCCCTGAAAGTCGTTCCGGTCGATGGCGAGGAAGATATCGTTGGCCGCGTCCCCGATCCGCGTGTTGAAGTCGTTGATGGCGATGAGACGAAGCTGCTGGAAACGGTGGGACGACTGGCCGCCCTTCCGCTGCTTGCCCGGGACGGTGCTGGTCAGGTGCCGCAGCGCCGTGACTTTTTTGCCTTTTAGCGTGCCGATGGTCGCCTCCCGGCGGTCCAGCACGATGAGCCCGAAGGTCTTCCGGTCTACGAGCATCTCGTCGAGTTTATCCGTCTCGAAGCTGCTGCCGCACCTGTATGAGAAGGAGGTGATGGGCTGTGAGGGGACGATGGTGATGGCCTCCATCGAGGTGCGGTCGCCGCCGATGCTGATGGCCCCACAGAAGATGGCCATGCCGTTCTCCGGGGGCTCCTTGTAATACTTGAGGCGGGACATGATGGACTCCAGGGCGCTCTGGACGTTGTCCCGGGTCGACTTGGACTTGATGTTCGCCGACGAGCCGTGCTCGTCCCGCAGGTACGCCACAACGTCCGATATCCTCTTGTCGTGCGGGATATAAAGGGAGATAAGCTCGGTGCCCTGGCCCTGCTTGCTCTTTAATTCCTCGAGCTGTTTCTTGAATTCATACTTGTGCCTTGCTTCTTCGGTCATGTGAGTTGTATCCTTTTTAATGAAGTTCGAAAACGTTACGGGGCTGTTTAAAACGCACAGCTAAGCGTTATAATCATGAAAATCAGGTCGATGCGCTAATCCAGGATGAGGCGGGCTGGCTGCGTTAAAACATGCCTCAGGCCGCCGGTGGAAAATAAACCATGGTTGCGCACATCCCTGAGAATGGCCAGACCCGATATATAAAGCTTACGCAGGAAAAAGCGCTAATAAATAAAAGAAGAAAGTGGGAGGTTAACCCACTTACGGTATTACGTACTTGCCGATGAGGCGGATCGAGTTGTTCTTGTCCGCGCCGATCGGGGAGCCGGCAACGATCTGGGTGACGCCCATGTCGGTCAGGCCCTTGATCTTGGCGTTCAGGTCGGCGGGCGTGCCGTAGATTGAGAACGCGTCGATCATCGCGTCGTTGACTGCGCCGAACGCGGTCTTGAAGTCGCCCTTCGCCAGGCCGCCCTTGATGGTGTTGACGGCGTTCAGGTCGAGGCCGTGCCTCTGCAGGACGGGTACGGGTGCGCCCGCGGCGATGAACGCCACGACGGGCTTGACTGCGCCCTTTGCCTTCTTTGCGTCGTTGTCGATCGCGAACGAGGTGTACGCGGCGATGTCGAACTTCTTCTCGCCGGCGGCCTTCTTGATGATGGGCACCGCGAACTGGAAGTCCTTGGGGTTGGACGCGTTAATTAACGCACCGTCGCCGATCTTGCCGGCGGTCTCGAGCATCTTCTCGCCCTGTGCGCCGATGTAGACGGGGATTGCCTTCTGCTTGGGCTTGTATGCCAGCCCTGCGCCGGCGAACTTGAATACCTTGTTGTCCGGGGTGCTGACAGGCGCGCCGGTCCACAGGTTCCTGATGACCGATACGGCCTCAGTAAGCCTCGCGACGGGGGTCTCCATCGGGATGCCGATCTTCGGGAGGGTGCTCAGGTCGCCGGGGCCGATACCCAGGGTGGCCCTGCCGTCGGATATCTCGTCGAGCGTGCAGATCGCCGAGGCGGTCACTGCCGGGCTGGCGGTGAACGCGTTGGTGATGCCCGGGCCCATCTTGATCCTCGAGGTGTTGTTCGCGATGAGGGCAAGGCTCTCAAAGACGTTGCGGTTGTTGTAGTGGTCCGTGATCCATAGATAGTTCAGACCAGCATCTTCTGCAAACTTACAATAGTTGATCAGTTCCTTTATTGGAACGTTCGGAACGAATTCTATACCGAAAGTAGCCATAAATTATACCTCACTTAGGTCTTTTTAACCTAAATATAGTGTAATGAAACTACTTACTTAAAAGAATATCGGTTTTATAGCTTATTAGTGATAAATATTTTTTCTACTCTAATAAAATCGCCATTATTTATTATATTAATAGTTATATTTTTATTGTATTATGGCGTGGTACAGGATCCGGTTATTTGCCTAGTGGAAGCCCTTCATGATGGCGGGCCCGGAGCTGGCGCCGATGCGCGAGGCGCCCGCGTCCAGGAACTTTTTCGCGTCATCGAAGGTGCGTATGCCGCCCGAAGCCTTGATCTTTATGCCCGGCACCTCCCGGGCGATCAGCCGGACATCTTCGACGGTCGCGCCCTTCGGGCCGTAGCCCGTCGAAGTCTTAACAAAGTTCGCGCCCGAGCCCTTTACGAGGCGCGCGGCCAGCACCTTCTCCTCGTCCGTCAGGTAGCACGTCTCGACGATGACTTTGACCGTGGCGCCCTGGGCCACTGCGACGACGGAGGACAGTTCTCTTTTAACCTCCTCGATGAGGCCGGTCTTCAGGTACCCGAAATTCATGACGACATCGATCTCATCCGCCCCCGCGTCCACGGCCGCCCATGCCTCGGACGACTTTGCATACGAGGCGCCCGAGCCGAACGGAAACCCGACGACGCAGCAGGTATTCACGCCGGTATCCCCGAGCCGCTTTTTCGCCAGCCCCGCCCAGCACGAGGCCACGCAGGCAGAGGCGAAGCCATATTCCACGGCCTCGTCGCACAGCAATAAAACGTCTTTATCGGTGGCGTCGGGCCTGAGTAGCGTGTGGTCGATGTGGCGGGCGAACTCCCGTGCGTTCATGGCCGATGATATGCATTATTATGATAAAAGGTTATTTTTAAAATCCAGAAAACAAAATATTTGCTGCGTTGAATATTGATAGGTCATTGTTTAGCAAGTAGTCTTATTTTTATCGTTTGCGTAATAGCCAAATTTATCGATAGTTTCCGATTATCATTTTCAAGTTTTATGCTTTGTTGAATATGCCCTTTTAAGTCTCAGAGTGTACGGAGGGCACTATTTTTCACCACAAAGGCACGAAGAGCACGGAGGCCCACAAAGACTTTTTTATAATTAAGAGACAATGAACACCGAGCCGCTTTTTGAACTTATAAGATACAGGATATGAAGGCACGATGGCAAAAAGTGCTCTTATTAATTCCACGATGCCCTTGTATCCTTCGTGCCCTGATCGCCAATGAACCAGCTTTGTGTACTTTGTAACTTAATCTAAAAAGAAAACTTTGTGGGCCTCCGTGCTCTTCGTGCCTTTGTGGTGAAAAATAGTGCCCTCAGTGCTCTTAAAAAGCTTAAAATACGGGAGTAATTCAACACAACAAATTTTTTTATGGGTCCAGTATGTTCAGCTCTTTGACGAAGCCGCAATTGAACTGGCCATTGATGTAATACTTCACGGTGATGCGATAGAACCCTTTCAGGCCCGTCGTATTCGGCACAGAATAGCTGAAATTCCTGGTGAACGAGGTCTTTTCCCCGACCGTAAGAGGCGTATCGATTTCCTCCGAGACCAGGTCCGAGCTCCAGAAGGAGCCATAGTCCGTGTATATGTATTTCTGGAGGCCCATCGTCATGTGCGCCGTCGTATCGAGGGCGGGGCCGTCGTTATACATCTTCACGCTGACGCCGACCGTATCGCCCGGATAGGCCCAGCCCGAGCCCATGTTGGAATGAGCAAGGTCCAGGTACAATGGGCCATTACCGGAAATATAGGAATTCTCCACCGGCGCCAGGCTGAACTGGTCCTTCTGCTTGAGAGGCGTGATGCTCTCGTAGAAGGGCGTATCGGCTATCGGGACAGGCGTAGGAGTCGGCGTTATCGACGGCACAGGAGTCGGCGTGGGCGTAGGCGTGGGAGTCGGAGTAAGATTAGGAGAAGGCGTAGGAGTCGCAGTGGGCGTCGCAGTAGGAGTAGCCGTAGCAGTCACCGTGGGAGAAGGCGTGACGGAAGCCGGAGGCACGGGCGTGGCACTGGCAGTGGCCGAAGGAGCGTAGGACGGCAAAGCCGTCGGGACAGACGAAGGGACAATAGTAACAGTGGGGTTGGCCGTCGGCGTGTCGTCGCCGTTATTCATCGTCAGCGTCCTGCCCACGAATATACCGATCGCGAGTAAGATCATCAGCAATATCGCGACCGCGGCGATATTCAGCAAAGTCCTCTGGTTCAAGCGAGCACGCGCCAATCCGATCCCTTACCCTATAATGAGCATGGTCGTCATATATTTTTTGGACCCTGCGGATGCCGGATAAAGCCTTGAGCGGCTTTTATTAACAATTATTCTACAAAAAAATACCATTAAGGGATAAAACCTGCCCATAAATATATAAAACCGCCCCATATCTTTGCACATGGGGATGGTATATGCTAAAATGCACGAATACAAGGCTAGTTTTCGCCAGGTTCGCATGCGTTATGGCGGCGGTCTCGGCACTGATCGTCATATGCGCCGCATGCTCGACGGCCCAGCAGGCGCTGCCGGAAGACTGGCCGCAGACCGTGAGCGTGCCCGGCATGGAGAAGGTGACGGGGCTCGTTCAGGGCGATAACAATATGAGCTACTCGATCAGCGTGATCTCGCAGGATGCGAACAAGATCAACTTCCAGGTGAACGCGTTCTGCGTCGGCAACCCGGAGTCGGACTACGCGATACTACACCTATTAAATAAGCCGCTGCCGGGCGTGCTTGACCAGGATAAAAAGGCGCTCCAGATCGACTTCTCGCCCCTGGACACGGGGCTGAAGTCCGTGAGCATCATCGACAAGGCCGACGTGAATAAGGTACTCCTGCAGACGAAGAACTCGATGGTCCTTAACACTGTCATGTCGGTGCAGTCGGCCGACGCGTCCCAGGTCAGGTTCTCGATCTCGGACATGTCGCTGCTGCAGCCGGACGGTACGCTGGACGAATTCTCGCTGCCCGAAGCGGTGCCGGCCTATTACAGCCCGGAGACGGACCGCTTCTCGACTATAGGGTTCCCTGAGATGGCCAGTGTCCTGCAGCAGAACTACGTCCTGGTCCAGGAGAATACATACGTTAACGTGGTCAACGTGGTGAACGAGGTCAATGTGGTGAACGTCGCGGACTTCGGAGGCTGTGGATGGGGAGGCATACCATGCGGTTATGGCGGTTATGGAGGCTACGGCGGCTACGGCGGCTACGGTGATTATGGAGGCTACGGCGGCTATGGAGGCGGGTTCACGCCTTACTGTGACCCGCTGCCGCTGGCGAATCCCGAGCCTGTTGCGCCCCTGGGGATACCGCATGATGTGTCCGTATATCGCGCAAGGCATTCGGATAAGCCCGGCGATGACAGGCCCATCGCCGCGAGAAGG
This genomic stretch from Methanocella sp. harbors:
- a CDS encoding 5,10-methylenetetrahydromethanopterin reductase, whose translation is MATFGIEFVPNVPIKELINYCKFAEDAGLNYLWITDHYNNRNVFESLALIANNTSRIKMGPGITNAFTASPAVTASAICTLDEISDGRATLGIGPGDLSTLPKIGIPMETPVARLTEAVSVIRNLWTGAPVSTPDNKVFKFAGAGLAYKPKQKAIPVYIGAQGEKMLETAGKIGDGALINASNPKDFQFAVPIIKKAAGEKKFDIAAYTSFAIDNDAKKAKGAVKPVVAFIAAGAPVPVLQRHGLDLNAVNTIKGGLAKGDFKTAFGAVNDAMIDAFSIYGTPADLNAKIKGLTDMGVTQIVAGSPIGADKNNSIRLIGKYVIP
- the deoC gene encoding deoxyribose-phosphate aldolase, which gives rise to MNAREFARHIDHTLLRPDATDKDVLLLCDEAVEYGFASACVASCWAGLAKKRLGDTGVNTCCVVGFPFGSGASYAKSSEAWAAVDAGADEIDVVMNFGYLKTGLIEEVKRELSSVVAVAQGATVKVIVETCYLTDEEKVLAARLVKGSGANFVKTSTGYGPKGATVEDVRLIAREVPGIKIKASGGIRTFDDAKKFLDAGASRIGASSGPAIMKGFH
- the prf1 gene encoding peptide chain release factor aRF-1, which gives rise to MTEEARHKYEFKKQLEELKSKQGQGTELISLYIPHDKRISDVVAYLRDEHGSSANIKSKSTRDNVQSALESIMSRLKYYKEPPENGMAIFCGAISIGGDRTSMEAITIVPSQPITSFSYRCGSSFETDKLDEMLVDRKTFGLIVLDRREATIGTLKGKKVTALRHLTSTVPGKQRKGGQSSHRFQQLRLIAINDFNTRIGDAANDIFLAIDRNDFQGILIGGPTPTKEEFVKGEYLHHELQPKILGLFDIAYTDESGLGELMDAASDTLTSLEVVKEKKLMERFMRALVSEDGLAAYGEDSVRSNLNMGSVDVLLLSEDLRRSRITLKCQNCDYASTTTVKHRAGEKATLDYGKCPKCQSTLNIAEQVDVVDELSITAEQMNTEVEFISTEFEEGEQLYNAFGGIAAILRYRTGV